A single region of the Streptomyces vilmorinianum genome encodes:
- a CDS encoding GNAT family N-acetyltransferase: MNSDAVARILAAAARGQFPPPDGATTVVPQPSPRDAGVLAFTAHSVVFTDEDPAWVRAELAAASSDPLAASMNPMFLAALMRRTGRHMNTIDLLTVAPALPGEPELPLREIEDPEHPRVARAMKFRDDVRVWAADGGVVILGRGVAGRWEAAIEVDEQVRHRGLGRALALAARHLTPGEVVWAQQSPGNARSVRVFQAAGYRPVASEALLVAG; this comes from the coding sequence ATGAACAGTGACGCAGTGGCACGGATCCTGGCAGCCGCGGCGCGTGGGCAGTTCCCGCCGCCGGACGGCGCCACGACCGTGGTTCCGCAGCCGAGTCCCCGGGACGCCGGAGTCCTCGCCTTCACCGCGCACTCGGTGGTCTTCACCGACGAGGATCCCGCCTGGGTACGGGCGGAGCTCGCGGCCGCCTCCAGCGACCCGCTGGCCGCCTCGATGAACCCGATGTTCCTCGCCGCCCTGATGCGCCGCACGGGCCGGCACATGAACACCATCGACCTGCTGACGGTGGCGCCGGCGCTGCCCGGGGAGCCCGAGCTGCCGCTGCGCGAGATCGAGGACCCGGAGCATCCGCGGGTGGCGCGGGCGATGAAGTTCCGCGACGACGTACGGGTGTGGGCCGCCGACGGCGGCGTGGTGATTCTGGGCCGGGGCGTGGCCGGGCGCTGGGAGGCGGCGATCGAGGTCGACGAGCAGGTCAGGCACCGCGGTCTCGGGCGGGCGCTCGCCCTGGCCGCCCGCCATCTGACGCCGGGGGAGGTCGTCTGGGCCCAGCAGTCCCCGGGCAACGCCCGCAGCGTCCGCGTCTTCCAGGCCGCCGGCTACCGCCCGGTCGCCTCGGAGGCCCTGCTGGTGGCGGGCTGA
- a CDS encoding YncE family protein produces the protein MLPLTTRSKSLLAAALLVALAGCGTADDTAESRGGAKKEAAAPPAVPKKVVPAGLPGMPPVLDPNDVYAADRPNQLSPVVKGFPSRVYVPNTNSNTVSVIDPATYKVIETIPVGIQPQHVVPSWDMKTLWVNNNRGHTLTPIDPSTGVAGKPVEVHDPYNLYFTPNGKYAVVMASMDRELVFRDPHTMERKKTVPVSCYGVNHADFSADGRYFVVSCEFSGELLKVDTEKMEVIGQQKLPFEGAMPQDVKISPDGKTFYIADMMAHGMWVLDGEKFTTPTLLPTGKGCHGLYISRDSREMYVPNRGEGSISVFDFAQNKLTKKWWLPDGGSPDMGGVSADGKVLWLSGRYDSEVYAIDTTTGQQLARIPVGGGPHGLAVYPQPGRYSLGHTGIFR, from the coding sequence ATGCTGCCTCTCACCACGCGTTCGAAGAGCCTCCTCGCCGCCGCGCTGCTCGTCGCGCTCGCCGGATGCGGCACCGCCGACGACACGGCCGAGTCCCGCGGCGGCGCCAAGAAGGAGGCCGCCGCGCCTCCCGCCGTACCGAAGAAGGTCGTCCCGGCGGGCCTGCCGGGCATGCCGCCGGTCCTCGACCCCAACGACGTCTACGCGGCCGACCGCCCCAACCAGCTCTCGCCCGTGGTCAAGGGCTTCCCCTCCCGGGTCTACGTCCCCAACACCAACTCGAACACGGTCTCGGTCATCGACCCGGCGACGTACAAGGTCATCGAGACCATCCCCGTCGGCATCCAGCCGCAGCACGTCGTGCCCTCCTGGGACATGAAGACCCTCTGGGTCAACAACAACCGCGGCCACACGCTCACCCCGATCGACCCGTCCACCGGCGTCGCGGGCAAGCCGGTCGAGGTCCACGACCCGTACAACCTCTACTTCACGCCCAACGGCAAGTACGCCGTCGTCATGGCCTCCATGGACCGCGAACTCGTCTTCCGTGACCCCCACACCATGGAGCGGAAGAAGACCGTCCCGGTCAGCTGCTACGGCGTCAACCACGCCGACTTCTCCGCGGACGGCCGGTACTTCGTCGTCTCCTGCGAGTTCTCCGGCGAGCTCCTCAAGGTCGACACCGAGAAGATGGAGGTCATCGGCCAGCAGAAGCTGCCCTTCGAGGGCGCGATGCCGCAGGACGTGAAGATCTCCCCGGACGGCAAGACCTTCTACATCGCCGACATGATGGCGCACGGCATGTGGGTCCTGGACGGCGAGAAGTTCACCACCCCGACGCTGCTGCCCACCGGCAAGGGCTGCCACGGCCTCTACATCAGCCGGGACTCGCGCGAGATGTACGTCCCCAACCGCGGCGAGGGCTCGATCTCGGTCTTCGACTTCGCTCAGAACAAGCTGACGAAGAAGTGGTGGCTGCCGGACGGCGGTTCCCCGGACATGGGCGGTGTCTCGGCCGACGGCAAGGTGCTGTGGCTGTCGGGCCGTTACGACTCCGAGGTCTACGCGATCGACACGACGACCGGTCAGCAGCTGGCCCGCATCCCGGTCGGCGGCGGCCCCCACGGCCTGGCGGTCTACCCCCAGCCCGGCCGCTACTCCCTGGGCCACACGGGCATCTTCCGCTAG
- a CDS encoding CopD family protein, whose product MTPPGSAGTPIRLTAAALAVIAVLAAVLLTLLGVGIAQAGTGELRIPAAGTTSLLRLCVLVALAVHLGELAGVRLARDGPLPRRWSVPAALLGASASAGLIVLFAAVSGLGLTTVYGTREGKLLLVTANAFALAALCAAGRRPGLALAPLAVVVGAEALRAHPEPSSPAIGVTLTVVHLTGASLWCGSLLYVLRTMRLREGGRDVLVRYARMAAWLFAALALTGTCSTLRRLPLDVVLTTAYGRILLAKLALVGLASLLALTARRRMLRGGDAQAPARIELGVLAAVVVVSALLTVVPDPQWLMP is encoded by the coding sequence GTGACGCCCCCCGGATCCGCAGGTACCCCGATACGTCTGACGGCCGCCGCGCTGGCCGTCATCGCCGTTCTCGCCGCCGTCCTGCTCACTCTGCTCGGCGTCGGGATCGCCCAGGCGGGCACCGGAGAACTCCGCATCCCCGCCGCCGGCACCACCAGCCTCCTCAGGCTCTGCGTCCTCGTCGCGCTCGCCGTCCATCTGGGCGAACTGGCCGGCGTCCGGCTCGCTCGCGACGGCCCGCTGCCCCGCCGCTGGTCCGTCCCCGCCGCTCTGCTCGGCGCCTCCGCCTCCGCCGGACTCATCGTGCTCTTCGCCGCGGTCAGCGGCCTCGGCCTCACCACCGTGTACGGCACCCGCGAGGGGAAACTGCTCCTCGTCACGGCCAACGCCTTCGCCCTCGCGGCCCTGTGCGCCGCGGGCCGCCGCCCCGGACTCGCCCTCGCCCCGCTCGCCGTCGTCGTCGGCGCGGAGGCCCTGCGCGCCCACCCCGAGCCGTCGTCCCCCGCGATCGGCGTCACCCTCACCGTCGTCCATCTGACGGGGGCCTCGCTGTGGTGCGGCAGCCTGCTGTACGTCCTGCGGACCATGCGGCTGCGCGAGGGCGGGCGCGACGTCCTGGTCCGCTACGCCCGGATGGCGGCATGGCTCTTCGCCGCCCTCGCCCTCACCGGCACCTGCTCGACCCTGCGCCGCCTCCCGCTCGACGTCGTCCTCACCACGGCGTACGGCAGGATCCTGCTGGCCAAGCTCGCCCTCGTCGGCCTGGCGAGCCTGCTGGCCCTGACCGCCCGCCGCCGCATGCTGCGGGGCGGGGACGCCCAGGCGCCGGCCCGCATCGAGCTCGGGGTGCTCGCGGCGGTCGTGGTGGTCTCGGCCCTGCTGACGGTGGTTCCGGACCCCCAGTGGCTGATGCCCTGA
- a CDS encoding IPT/TIG domain-containing protein, with the protein MFSVVRLVRRSLTAVLLSAAVAVGPFALTPPAAMAAPSAKQASLSLSPTQGPPGTEVTVDGSDFYPCGQATLTFDGGSPTPAVVDSSAYTVTGTVVVPQGTAPGSYQIVATCDTDPDTQVATSASATFTVTGGGGGTTTPTDTPQLTLDPDRGPPGQEYSVSGSGFGKCTDGVELYVVDGPVLEPKITVDAETGGFSYVAYVYADSPPNEYTIRAACIGYPETYADAVFTVVSPANPVLALDPTEGAKGTPVQANGTGFTCPDVDILWDGDQLLANPSVSETGTFAADFAVPDDATPGEHPVRAQCAADEQQYAEVSFTVTDGGGGTDTGGTETGGTDTGGTDTGGTDTGGTDTGGTDTGGTDGGGTGGGGEGTTPVGWVVGPASLGGALLLAAAALVYFGRLHRGPRWVRNHVRATLRPATGTADLIEQPPPGGPPTHTTRLEPYADPGEQTIEEEDR; encoded by the coding sequence ATGTTCTCTGTCGTGCGGTTGGTGCGTCGATCGCTGACAGCGGTTCTTCTGAGCGCCGCGGTCGCGGTGGGGCCCTTCGCTCTCACGCCGCCGGCGGCGATGGCCGCGCCGAGCGCGAAACAGGCCTCCCTCTCCCTCTCCCCGACGCAGGGGCCGCCAGGGACGGAAGTGACGGTCGACGGAAGCGACTTCTACCCCTGCGGACAGGCGACCCTCACGTTCGACGGCGGTTCCCCCACGCCGGCGGTCGTGGACTCGTCCGCGTACACGGTCACGGGGACCGTCGTGGTCCCGCAGGGCACCGCACCGGGCTCGTACCAGATTGTGGCCACGTGCGACACCGATCCCGACACCCAGGTGGCCACGTCCGCGTCGGCCACGTTCACGGTGACCGGCGGTGGAGGCGGGACCACCACCCCCACGGACACGCCTCAGCTCACCCTGGACCCCGATCGGGGACCGCCGGGGCAGGAGTATTCGGTAAGCGGCTCGGGTTTCGGGAAGTGTACGGACGGCGTCGAGCTGTACGTGGTCGACGGGCCGGTGCTGGAGCCCAAGATCACCGTGGACGCGGAGACAGGTGGATTCTCGTACGTGGCGTACGTGTACGCCGATTCCCCTCCGAACGAGTACACCATCCGGGCCGCGTGCATCGGCTACCCGGAGACCTATGCGGACGCCGTATTCACCGTGGTGAGCCCTGCGAACCCGGTGCTGGCCCTCGATCCGACGGAGGGTGCCAAGGGGACACCCGTGCAGGCGAACGGGACCGGGTTCACCTGCCCCGACGTCGACATCCTGTGGGACGGCGACCAACTGCTCGCCAATCCCTCCGTCTCGGAGACGGGCACGTTCGCCGCCGACTTCGCGGTCCCGGACGACGCGACGCCGGGCGAGCACCCGGTGCGCGCCCAGTGCGCGGCCGACGAGCAGCAGTACGCCGAGGTCTCGTTCACGGTCACGGACGGCGGTGGTGGTACGGACACGGGTGGCACCGAGACCGGCGGTACGGACACGGGTGGCACTGACACCGGTGGTACGGATACGGGTGGCACCGACACCGGCGGTACGGACACCGGTGGCACCGACGGCGGCGGCACCGGGGGCGGCGGTGAAGGCACCACGCCCGTCGGCTGGGTCGTCGGCCCCGCCTCCCTCGGCGGCGCCCTGCTCCTGGCCGCCGCCGCGCTCGTCTACTTCGGCCGGCTGCACCGCGGCCCCCGCTGGGTCCGCAACCACGTCCGTGCCACCCTGCGGCCCGCCACCGGCACCGCCGACCTGATCGAGCAGCCTCCGCCCGGCGGACCGCCCACCCACACGACCCGGCTGGAGCCGTACGCGGATCCGGGCGAGCAGACCATCGAAGAGGAGGACCGATGA
- a CDS encoding L,D-transpeptidase: MNGQPISAGAGSGRRRGGGARLQALAVGALLLVLTACGGGDPAGGGKGGQDPAQNGGGKQEIAASQAVVTIAPKDGADSVATSGVLKVTAEQGKLTTVTVADTKGVEVEGKIAADGASWQPVGHLAAGTQYKVHAVAKDSEGRESAKDTTFTTLVPKNTFIGHYTPEDGSTVGVGMPVSIRFTRGITDPEAVEKAIKVTAEPAVEIEGHWFGNDRLDFRPENYWAAGTKVTVELNLDGVEGRPGVYGKQKKKVSFTIGRRQVSTVDATAKTMKVERDGKIIKTIPITAGAPSTTTYNGQMVISEKYKVTRMNGATVGFGGEYDIKDVPHAMRLSTSGTFVHGNYWASAGTFGSANVSHGCVGLRDARGAGDSSMPAAWFYDRSIIGDVVIVKNSKDKQIAPDNGLNGWNMPWSEWIK, encoded by the coding sequence TTGAACGGGCAGCCGATATCGGCCGGGGCGGGGAGCGGACGGCGGCGCGGGGGCGGCGCGCGTCTGCAGGCTCTGGCTGTGGGGGCGTTGCTGCTGGTGCTGACGGCGTGCGGGGGCGGGGACCCGGCCGGCGGCGGCAAGGGCGGGCAGGATCCGGCGCAGAACGGCGGCGGGAAGCAGGAGATCGCGGCGTCGCAGGCGGTCGTCACGATCGCTCCGAAGGACGGCGCCGATTCGGTCGCCACCAGCGGTGTGCTGAAGGTGACGGCGGAGCAGGGCAAGCTGACGACGGTCACGGTCGCCGACACCAAGGGCGTCGAGGTCGAGGGCAAGATCGCCGCGGACGGCGCCAGCTGGCAGCCCGTCGGCCACCTGGCCGCGGGTACGCAGTACAAGGTCCACGCCGTCGCGAAGGACTCCGAGGGCCGTGAGTCGGCGAAGGACACCACCTTCACCACGCTGGTCCCGAAGAACACCTTCATCGGCCACTACACGCCGGAGGACGGTTCGACCGTCGGCGTCGGCATGCCGGTCTCGATCCGCTTCACCCGGGGCATCACCGACCCGGAGGCCGTGGAGAAGGCCATCAAGGTGACCGCCGAGCCCGCCGTGGAGATCGAGGGTCACTGGTTCGGCAACGACCGCCTCGACTTCCGCCCGGAGAACTACTGGGCCGCGGGCACCAAGGTGACCGTCGAGCTCAACCTGGACGGCGTCGAGGGCCGCCCGGGTGTGTACGGCAAGCAGAAGAAGAAGGTCTCCTTCACCATCGGCCGCCGTCAGGTCTCCACGGTCGACGCCACCGCCAAGACGATGAAGGTCGAGCGCGACGGCAAGATCATCAAGACGATCCCGATCACCGCGGGCGCGCCGTCCACGACCACGTACAACGGTCAGATGGTCATCAGCGAGAAGTACAAGGTGACCCGGATGAACGGGGCCACGGTCGGCTTCGGCGGTGAGTACGACATCAAGGACGTGCCGCACGCGATGCGTCTGTCCACCTCGGGCACCTTCGTCCACGGCAACTACTGGGCCTCGGCCGGGACCTTCGGCTCGGCCAACGTCAGCCACGGCTGCGTCGGTCTGCGGGACGCGCGCGGCGCCGGCGACAGCTCGATGCCGGCGGCCTGGTTCTACGACCGCTCGATCATCGGCGACGTGGTGATCGTGAAGAACTCCAAGGACAAGCAGATCGCCCCCGACAACGGTCTCAACGGCTGGAACATGCCGTGGTCGGAGTGGATCAAGTAG
- a CDS encoding enoyl-CoA hydratase/isomerase family protein: protein MTVNLEVAEGVGTIRLDRPPMNALDIATQDRLRELAEEAADRDDVRAVILYGGEKVFAAGADIKEMQVMDHAAMVKRSRALQDSFTAIARIPKPVVAAITGYALGGGCELALCADYRIAADNAKLGQPEILLGLIPGAGGTQRLSRLVGPSKAKDLIFTGRMVKADEALTLGLVDRVVPAAEVYEQAHAWAAKLAQGPAIALRAAKEAVDQGLETDIDTGLAIERTWFAGLFATEDRERGMRSFVEEGPGKAKFL, encoded by the coding sequence ATGACTGTGAACCTCGAAGTCGCCGAAGGCGTCGGCACGATCCGTCTCGACCGCCCCCCGATGAACGCCCTCGACATCGCCACCCAGGACCGGCTGCGTGAGCTGGCCGAGGAGGCGGCCGACCGCGACGACGTACGGGCCGTGATCCTGTACGGCGGCGAGAAGGTGTTCGCGGCGGGCGCGGACATCAAGGAGATGCAGGTCATGGACCACGCGGCCATGGTCAAGCGGTCGCGCGCGCTCCAGGACTCCTTCACCGCGATCGCCCGCATCCCCAAGCCCGTCGTCGCCGCGATCACCGGCTACGCCCTGGGCGGCGGCTGCGAGCTGGCTCTGTGCGCCGACTACCGGATCGCCGCCGACAACGCCAAGCTCGGCCAGCCCGAGATCCTGCTCGGCCTGATCCCGGGCGCCGGCGGCACCCAGCGGCTGTCCCGGCTGGTCGGCCCGTCGAAGGCGAAGGACCTCATCTTCACTGGCCGCATGGTCAAGGCCGACGAGGCGCTGACGCTCGGTCTGGTCGACCGGGTCGTCCCGGCGGCCGAGGTGTACGAGCAGGCGCACGCCTGGGCCGCCAAGCTCGCCCAGGGGCCGGCGATCGCGCTGCGGGCCGCCAAGGAGGCGGTCGACCAGGGTCTGGAGACCGACATCGACACCGGTCTCGCGATCGAACGCACCTGGTTCGCGGGCCTGTTCGCGACCGAGGACCGCGAGCGCGGGATGCGCAGCTTCGTCGAGGAGGGGCCGGGCAAGGCGAAGTTCCTCTGA
- a CDS encoding polysaccharide deacetylase family protein: protein MTQTDRRTVLRAGAAAAVAGALTSACAAEPRPQPDHPAPAPAAPRRFPGRPAEIANGPRDRPRVALTFHGAGDPALARAVLTAAEKGGARVTVLAVGDWLDHHPGLARRILDGGHDLGNHTQRHLDINAMTEEEAHAEITACAARLRRLTGSIGTWFRPSRTQHATEAVRRAAHRAGYPHCLSYDVDSLDFTSPGATAVVRNVTGQIRNGSVVSLHFGYADTVAALPPLLADLDRRGLRPVTTTELLT from the coding sequence GTGACCCAGACCGACCGCCGCACCGTACTGCGGGCGGGTGCGGCCGCCGCCGTCGCGGGGGCCCTCACCAGCGCCTGCGCGGCGGAGCCCCGTCCCCAGCCCGACCACCCCGCCCCCGCGCCCGCGGCCCCCCGCCGCTTCCCCGGCCGCCCCGCCGAGATCGCGAACGGCCCCCGCGACCGGCCGAGGGTCGCCCTCACCTTCCACGGCGCGGGCGACCCCGCCCTCGCCCGCGCCGTCCTCACCGCGGCCGAGAAGGGCGGGGCCCGGGTCACCGTCCTCGCCGTCGGCGACTGGCTCGACCACCACCCCGGCCTCGCCCGCCGGATCCTCGACGGCGGCCACGACCTCGGCAACCACACCCAGCGCCACCTCGACATCAACGCGATGACCGAGGAGGAGGCCCACGCCGAGATCACCGCCTGCGCCGCCCGGCTGCGCCGGCTCACCGGCTCCATCGGCACCTGGTTCCGGCCCTCCCGGACCCAGCACGCCACCGAGGCCGTCCGGCGCGCCGCCCACCGCGCCGGCTACCCGCACTGTCTCTCGTACGACGTCGACTCCCTCGACTTCACCTCGCCCGGCGCCACGGCCGTCGTCCGCAACGTCACCGGGCAGATCCGCAACGGATCAGTGGTGAGCCTGCACTTCGGCTACGCGGACACGGTCGCCGCACTGCCGCCCCTCCTCGCCGACCTCGACCGCCGCGGCCTGCGCCCGGTGACGACCACGGAGCTGCTGACCTGA
- a CDS encoding ATP-binding protein, producing MAGLEGMEQPRQHGGATAARWVPAVEDEQALKALELYGNPAEDDVRLPSRPESAAIARRLTQCVVLRQWALSPQITEHAVLLVSELVGNAVRHTGARVFGLRMLRRRGWIRIEVRDPSRGLPCLMPVHELDVSGRGLFLVDKLSDRWGVDLQPRGKTTWFEMRVADR from the coding sequence ATGGCGGGCCTGGAGGGTATGGAACAGCCGCGGCAGCACGGCGGTGCGACCGCCGCGCGATGGGTACCGGCAGTCGAGGACGAACAGGCCCTCAAAGCCCTGGAGTTGTACGGGAATCCGGCCGAGGACGATGTCCGGCTGCCGTCCCGTCCCGAGTCCGCCGCCATCGCCCGCCGGCTCACCCAGTGCGTCGTCCTTCGGCAGTGGGCGCTCTCCCCGCAGATCACGGAGCATGCCGTCTTACTCGTCTCCGAACTGGTCGGCAACGCCGTACGGCACACCGGAGCCCGGGTCTTCGGACTGCGCATGCTGCGCCGCCGCGGCTGGATCCGGATCGAGGTCCGTGACCCCTCGCGCGGGCTGCCGTGTCTGATGCCCGTGCACGAGCTGGACGTCAGCGGCCGCGGGCTCTTCCTCGTCGACAAGCTCTCCGACCGCTGGGGTGTGGATCTGCAGCCGCGCGGCAAGACCACCTGGTTCGAGATGCGGGTGGCGGACCGCTGA
- a CDS encoding L,D-transpeptidase codes for MAGLAGCTDNGGGGGVDISLPGKARAPGDVIRITPEDGSRAVPAEGPIEVRVDSGRLERVKVVQVEDAQRTEVPGEISEDGLRWRPTAESRLALAAKYSVDAVALDAHGRRSARHTTFTTIVPERRFIGYFKPENRSTVGTGMIVSFGFNRAIENREAVERAITVTSEPPVEVVGHWFGKERLDFRPAEFWKPGTKVTVDLKLRDVEGAPGVYGIQRKTVGFTVGRSQVSLVDAAAHTMEVRRDGALLATLPITAGAPKTTTYNGKMVVTELYDVTRMDGRTVGFGGEYDIKDVPHAMRLTNSGTFLHGNYWASAGTFGSANVSHGCVGLRDEKGGSSDSPAGWFFDRTLIGDVVEVVNSRDRKVAPDNGLGGWNMEWNQWKAGSALR; via the coding sequence ATGGCCGGGCTTGCGGGCTGCACCGACAACGGCGGCGGCGGTGGTGTCGACATCTCGCTGCCCGGGAAGGCGCGGGCGCCCGGCGACGTCATCCGGATCACCCCGGAGGACGGCAGCCGGGCGGTGCCGGCCGAGGGGCCGATCGAGGTGAGGGTGGACAGCGGACGGCTGGAGCGGGTGAAGGTCGTCCAGGTCGAGGACGCCCAGCGGACGGAGGTGCCCGGCGAGATCAGCGAGGACGGGCTGCGCTGGCGGCCCACGGCGGAATCCCGGCTCGCGCTGGCCGCCAAGTACAGCGTGGACGCCGTGGCGCTCGACGCGCACGGCCGGCGCTCCGCCCGGCACACCACCTTCACCACGATCGTCCCCGAGCGCCGCTTCATCGGCTACTTCAAGCCGGAGAACCGTTCCACGGTCGGCACCGGCATGATCGTGTCCTTCGGCTTCAACCGGGCCATCGAGAACCGCGAGGCCGTCGAACGGGCCATCACCGTCACCTCCGAGCCGCCGGTCGAGGTCGTCGGCCACTGGTTCGGCAAGGAGCGGCTCGACTTCCGCCCCGCCGAGTTCTGGAAGCCCGGCACCAAGGTGACCGTCGACCTGAAGCTGCGTGATGTCGAGGGCGCGCCGGGGGTGTACGGCATCCAGCGCAAGACGGTCGGGTTCACCGTCGGGCGCTCCCAGGTGTCCCTCGTCGACGCGGCCGCGCACACCATGGAGGTCCGCAGGGACGGTGCGCTGCTCGCGACCCTGCCCATCACGGCCGGGGCGCCGAAGACCACGACGTACAACGGGAAGATGGTGGTCACGGAGCTGTACGACGTGACGCGGATGGACGGCCGGACGGTCGGCTTCGGCGGCGAGTACGACATCAAGGACGTGCCGCACGCGATGCGGCTGACCAACTCGGGCACCTTCCTGCACGGCAACTACTGGGCCTCGGCCGGGACCTTCGGCTCGGCCAACGTCAGCCACGGCTGCGTCGGTCTGCGGGACGAGAAGGGCGGCAGCTCGGACTCGCCGGCGGGTTGGTTCTTCGACCGGACGCTCATCGGCGACGTGGTGGAAGTGGTCAACTCCCGTGACCGAAAGGTCGCTCCCGACAACGGGCTCGGAGGCTGGAACATGGAGTGGAACCAGTGGAAGGCCGGTTCCGCGCTGCGCTGA
- a CDS encoding EF-hand domain-containing protein, whose protein sequence is MADIESARTAFERFDVDGDGFITASEYKSVMAQLGDFNVTETVAEALINRQDANGDGKLSWDEFWANLNKGAAQA, encoded by the coding sequence GTGGCGGACATCGAGTCGGCGCGTACGGCGTTCGAGCGGTTCGACGTGGACGGGGACGGGTTCATCACCGCCTCGGAGTACAAGAGCGTCATGGCGCAGCTGGGTGACTTCAACGTCACCGAGACGGTCGCGGAGGCCCTGATCAACAGGCAGGACGCGAACGGCGACGGCAAGCTGTCCTGGGACGAGTTCTGGGCGAACCTGAACAAGGGCGCCGCGCAGGCCTGA